The Kluyvera intermedia genome includes the window CAATTCACTGTTGTGGATTATATTATTTATTATAATTTACATGGCAACCAATAAACGTTGATTATTATTTTATTGCAATTATCTGATTTACATTAACAATACTCCTGGAGTTGTTCGGCGGAAAAGATGCTTCCCCTCCTGTTGTGGGTATTTCCTCGTGATTAAAATTCGCCCAAACGTTGATAGGTAAGAATATTGTTTTATTGCTGTTTTAAAGAATTTCGCTTTATAAAATAATATTGACAATAATATCAGTGAATGAAATTATTGAAATATATAAGGAGGGGACAATGATGTCGCTACAACTTGATTATGGAACAATCAACTGCATGACTTGCCCTTCGAACTGCGAGGTTAAACCTAACGCCTCATTACGCATATCATTTTGCCAGGAATATTGTTTTTGCACTTGGCCAAAGGCTAGCAGTTTTTTTTCATTAGGCATAGTGGAAGGACTGTTAAAACAAAGCTATAACAATATTTATCTTGGATGTGTGTTTGTTGATTTTTCTATTAGTCATCTGCGTCATTTTACCGATGCCCGATGGATAGATTATCTCATTGAAACAAAATTAAAAATCATTGTTGTTTGTGATACACACCTTAAACCATTGGCAAATTATTGGTTTAAGCATTCAAAGGATATTTTTTTGGTGATATATCCTGATGATAAGATCTCCAGTGCTTGTGATAATTTAAAGAAGCGATTTATTTATCAACGTGACGCCTTTTACAAAGGTGAGGCGTTGTCGGTGTTAGAGTTCGATGTCCTGAGGGCGCTGATTGCTGGTGAGGATTGCAATCACCTTGCGAAGTCTATGGATGTTGAGATCCGCAGAGTGTACGCTGCTAAGCAACGAGCAGAAAAGAAAATGGGTGCTGACGTGAATATGTTATTCAGATTATCACATTCCAGCTAACACGTTTATATGTGTTGTTTAATGCTGACTTATCCTGAGAATCTTGATTCACTTAATATTGAACATGCCCACCGCCGATTTCCGTGATTATAATAATATGCAAAGGTGCTGATAATACCATGGAAAAATATGCAGATGAGTTGTGCATCATGAACAATGCTATTATGAATATTATTTTTTCTGCGGGTAATGAGAATCAGTGCAATACGGTCTTTAATTCATTACACTCGGAAATCGTCGACCATTATTTCCCAGAGTCGGTTAAAACTGATTGCCTTCAGGCCATTGAGGTTTGGCGCGCAGCACGGGGTATCTCTGATGAGACAGAAAAAATGCATCTACAGCAGTCAGCGATACTCTCCCTGTTAGCGGCATTAGGACGTGTGCATGCGTTAATGGCGATAGAAGAATACATTATGCAAAAAAATACAGAAGTCTTCGGACTACGTTAAACCGCAGTGATGTTTTTACTTTCTCTGAAAGCAATTGCCCCACATAAAACCGTGGGGCAATTTTTTGTTTGTTCAGGTCAGTTAATGTGGCTTACCACATCAAATCGTCTGGCACGACAAAAGCGGCGTATGGATCTTCTTCATCCAGCGTCTCTTTACTGATTTCATTGCTTAGAACAATGTAACTTGCATCGCGTTGGGCGATTTTTTCAGCAACGACCGCAGGAATAATCCCGTACTCGCTCTCAGCACTGCCTTCGACGGGCAGGCGAGCAATATTCAGGCGCCCATTGATCAACTGTGCCTGCGTCGTTTTATCGACATAGATCTTTTTGATGAGGTTATCATCGGTAAAGTTAAAGCCGATATCGCCTTTTGAAATCACGATTTTATTCATTTCAATGAGCTGCTTGATCTGCGCTTTATACTCTTTTGATAAGACCGCCTGTTTTTGCTGTTCGCTTAACAGCTTATCGCGTTCAACCTGCGCCTTTTTGTTTTCATCTACTGCTTCTCTGGCTTCACGGGCCTGTACGCGTGACTTTTTCGCGGTTCTTTGGACTTTTGCCATTTTTTTACTGGTGACGAGTCCAGCTTTGAGCATCTGTTCTTGTAATGTGAGTTTTGTCATGTTCGTGTCTAAACCAATAAAAGAATATGCTGGATTATAACCTTAACCATGGAGGCTATGCCAGATTACGCAGGAGGGATGAAAAAGGTTGGCGAAATGGTGTCCCCTGCAGGAATCGAACCTGCAACTAGCCCTTAGGAGGGGCTCGTTATATCCATTTAACTAAGGGGACGAAGCGGCACGAGTATAGCGTTTTTTGTACGCCTGAGTAAGTACGCCACCGCTTGACTGCTCAAACAGTCGCCACTTAGGTTTGATTATTCTCACCTTTCGGTTGTTTTTCTCCCTGTTTTGCCTGTAAACGCGCCTTTTCTTTACGCGCATTGCTCATATCATTGCGGATCTGAGCGTGGCTCATCAGTGCGAAAATAAAGGTTCCGCCGCAGATATTCC containing:
- a CDS encoding DUF2058 domain-containing protein, which translates into the protein MTKLTLQEQMLKAGLVTSKKMAKVQRTAKKSRVQAREAREAVDENKKAQVERDKLLSEQQKQAVLSKEYKAQIKQLIEMNKIVISKGDIGFNFTDDNLIKKIYVDKTTQAQLINGRLNIARLPVEGSAESEYGIIPAVVAEKIAQRDASYIVLSNEISKETLDEEDPYAAFVVPDDLMW